One Suncus etruscus isolate mSunEtr1 chromosome 13, mSunEtr1.pri.cur, whole genome shotgun sequence genomic region harbors:
- the GGCT gene encoding gamma-glutamylcyclotransferase isoform X1 translates to MASAGRTALQGAEEGAFLYFAYGSNLLRQRIHLRNPSAQFCCVARLQDYKLDFGNAQGKTSETWHGGIATIFESPGDEVWGVVWKMNKSNLSSLDKQEGVESGTYVVIEVNVHTQEGKEINCRSYQMKNYESAPPSPQYKQVICMGAKENGLPLEYQKKLNAIEPNKYRGKLSDEIEDIIKRDETRTH, encoded by the exons ATGGCGAGCGCTGGCCGCACGGCCCTGCAAGGCGCGGAGGAGGGCGCGTTTCTCTACTTCGCCTACGGCAGCAACCTGCTGCGCCAGCGGATCCACCTGCGGAACCCCTCGGCCCAGTTCTGCTGCGTGGCCCGCCTGCAG GATTATAAGCTTGattttggcaatgctcaaggcaaAACCAGTGAAACTTGGCATGGAGGTATAGCTACCATTTTTGAAAGTCCTGGCGATGAAGTTTGGGGAGTAGTATGGAAAATGAACAAAAGCAATTTAAGTTCTCTGGATAA GCAAGAAGGCGTTGAAAGTGGAACCTATGTTGTAATAGAAGTGAATGTTCACACCCAGGAAGGCAAAGAAATCAACTGCCGGAGTTATCAGATGAAAAATTATGAGAGTGCGCCCCCCTCACCCCAGTATAAACAG GTCATTTGCATGGGTGCAAAAGAGAATGGTTTGCCACTGGAATATCAAAAGAAGTTAAATGCAATAGAACCCAATAAGTATCGAGGAAAGCTCTCGGATGAAATTGAAGACATTATCAAAAGGGACGAAACAAGAACTCATTAG
- the GGCT gene encoding gamma-glutamylcyclotransferase isoform X2 — MASAGRTALQGAEEGAFLYFAYGSNLLRQRIHLRNPSAQFCCVARLQDYKLDFGNAQGKTSETWHGGIATIFESPGDEVWGVVWKMNKSNLSSLDKSFAWVQKRMVCHWNIKRS, encoded by the exons ATGGCGAGCGCTGGCCGCACGGCCCTGCAAGGCGCGGAGGAGGGCGCGTTTCTCTACTTCGCCTACGGCAGCAACCTGCTGCGCCAGCGGATCCACCTGCGGAACCCCTCGGCCCAGTTCTGCTGCGTGGCCCGCCTGCAG GATTATAAGCTTGattttggcaatgctcaaggcaaAACCAGTGAAACTTGGCATGGAGGTATAGCTACCATTTTTGAAAGTCCTGGCGATGAAGTTTGGGGAGTAGTATGGAAAATGAACAAAAGCAATTTAAGTTCTCTGGATAA GTCATTTGCATGGGTGCAAAAGAGAATGGTTTGCCACTGGAATATCAAAAGAAGTTAA